GAGCAGCACGATCCCCTGCCGCAGCAACGTGGAATCCTCGGCGATCACTACACGCATTTCATGTCCACTTCGATGACGGTCGGCCCGCCGACCGGGCTGGTGACCCTCAGTCTGCCGTCGACCCCGGAGACCCGGTCCGCGAGGCCGCTCAGGCCGCTGCCCCGCCCGAGGGTCGCCCCGCCGATACCGTTGTCGCCGATCGTCACCGCCAGCCGGTCGTCGACACGGCGGATCGTCACCCAGGCCGTGCTCGCCGCGGCATGCTTGGCCACGTTGGTCAGGGCCTCGCTCACCACGAAGTACGTGATGCCCTCGACCGTGGTGGACGGTCTCGGTACGGCATCGACGTCGATCGTGACCGGGATCGGGGAGCGGGCGGCCACCGCGGACAGCGCGGCGTCCAGCCCCCGGTCGGTGAGGACCGGCGGGTGCAGTCCCCGGGTCAGGTCGCGCAGCTCGTTGATGGCCTGGCGGGCTTCGCTGCGGGCACTCTCGATCAGCTCCACCGTCTCGGGGTGTCCCGCGTCCCTGAGCCGCGAGCTGGCCCGGCCCAGAGTCATCGCCATGGCCACGAGACGCTGCTGCGCGCCGTCGTGCAGATCGCGCTCGATCCTCCGCCGCTCGGCCTCCGCGGCGTCGACCACCCGTGCCCGGCTGGCCGTCAGGTACGCGACCTGCTGGGTGAGTCGGGTGTCCCGGGAGGGGGCGAACAAAGTGCGGGCGAGGGAGATGTCCAGGGCCCGCAGGGTGCGAACAACCACCGGTGACACCGTCAGGCCGGCAAGCACTCCGACCGCCGCGACGGCCAGGGCCGTGCCCGTGTTGTCGATGTTCAGAGGACCGATCGCGGCTCGCCCCAGGGGCAGCTCCGCGTAGTAGAAGGGCAGCAGGGCCAGCATCGTCGGGCCGGCCCAGGCCAGGGCGACCGCGACCACGTTCAGAGCAGACACCGGGATCAGCAGCACGAAGTAGCAGACCTGCCTCCGCGTCGAGCGGCTGGTCAGCACGGTGAGCGTGGAGCGCGGCAGGTTCTTGGACAGTTCCAGAGCCGGCTGTGCGGGAATCTCCCGCCCGCACAGAGTGGCGTACCGGTCGCGCTCGGCACCGGCGAGCCGGTGCAGAAGCCAGGCCGCCGCGATCACCAGTGGTGCGCCGATGAGGGCGACCGGCAGCAGGCAGATGCCGGTCACGAGCAGCATCAGCACGGCGAACCCGGCGAGCGCGGATATGCCGTCGGCCGCCAGGTGAGCGGACGCCAACCACAGCTGGGGCGATTTCAGAGCCCGCACGGGATTGCGTGGCAGGACCTGGCCTGCGGGCCCCGTATGCGAACTCGGTTTCCCAGTCACCTGGTCCGGCCCGCACCACCTGTCGGGGCCGGCATCCCGACTCCTGAACTCGTCCATCGTGGTCCCATGCTTCTCGATTCATCCGCTGACTCCGAAAACACTAGGCGGGTGGCCCGCGTCAGCGGCACTCGGACAACCCACGAGTTCGAGGTAGGGAAAACCCACCGCCGGGCGATCCGCTTCTCTTTGAGGGCCGCTTCGACGACCTCATCGACGACCACGTGGCCGAGGCGCTCGACGGGCTCCTCGGCGAGAGCCTCGACGCGGCCGTAGCCGCGCGGCGTCGGCGGTACCGAAAGCAGGACTGTCCCTTGATGGTGTCGCTGGTCGCGGTGGTATCCGGCCTGTCCGTGGTGCTGGTGGACCATCCCGGCGCTGTGGCGACGCTGTGGGTGGCCGCGGCGGTCATCTGCGCCTGCCGGACGCGAATCTGCCGGCCATACGAACTTGGCAGGTGGGGCCGGCCTGCCGCACACGGCAAGTTCGGATCGAAGACCCACTTGACCGCCAAGCTGGGCTACGACTACCCACCTGCAGAAATCGTTACGTCAGCGTGCATCCGCCACCGCATCGGCCGTAAGAAGAACGAGTCCTCCCAGCGGCGCTGGACCCTCGAACGCGCCATGGCCTGGCTCGCCTGCCGCCGCTCCACCGACGCTACGAACGCAGCGGTACAGGTTCTCCTTCGGCACGCGCGTCCAGGCCTGCGCGCCGACGGGGGTCTCCCCCGCCGCGCTGAACGGCGGAGTCGGTCGCGGAGGAGCGCTGCCTCCTACGCCTCGTCGCGTACGAGGGCCAGCAGCCGGTCGAGGACGCGGGGGCCGCCCGCGCGCACCCCGTCGTGCTCGAACTCGTCCGTCACCCAGGTCCGCAGGCCGCGGATCGCGCGGGCGGTGCGCAGGGAGTCCGCGGTGTCCACGTACAGGTCGTCGTGGTAGACGGCGGCGGCCACCGGCACCTCGTTGGCGGCGAGCCGGGCCGGGTCGTAGAGCGGCTGCCAGCCGGTACGGGCGGCCAGCAGGTCGGCGGTCTCGCGGAGCGGGGCGAGGGCCGGGTCGGTGGTGAAGTGCCAGGGGTGGACGGTCTCCCCGGTGAACAGGAGCGGCTCGTCGCCGGCGAGGGTCTTGGCGGTGTCGAAGCGGGGCCGGTCCGCGTGCACCCTGTCGGCTGCCCACGCGGTGGGCGCACCCGGGTCCTGGGCGTAGATCGACTCGTGCAGCAGCGCGTAGAGGGGGTGCCCGGCGAAGGAGAGCTGCCCGCGGACGGCCTCCAGGAAGCCGTCGGAGAGGGCGGGGCCGGCCGGGGTGGGGACGAAGGCGTCCTCCAGGAGGTAGTGGAGCTGGTGGCTGCCTTCGCCGGCGCCGAGGAGGATGCCGAGGGACTGGAAGGCCCGGGCGGTGAGGAGGTGGCCGCCGGGGAGCTCCGCGGGGCGCTCCGTGAGGTGGGCGGCGATCCTGCGGGCGCGGTCGACGTCCATCGGGTAACGCGTGTAGTGCGCCAGGTTCTTGCGCTCCATGCGCGGGTACGCGGCCTCGTACACCTCCCGCGCGGTGGCGGTCAGCGAGGGTAGACCGCCCGTGATGAGGGCGGCGGTGAGGCCCTCGGGCGCGGTGGAGAGGTAGTTGACCGTGCAGAAGCCGCCGAAGCTCTGGCCGAGCACCGTCCAGGGGGCGCCGCCGGTCAGGCCGGGTCGGATGGCCTCGGCGTCGCGCACGATGGAGTCGGAGCGGAAGTGGGCGAGGTACTCGGCCTGCTGCTCGGGGGTGCCGCGCAGAGGCAGGGTCTGCCGGTTCGCGGGGGTGGAGCGGCCGGTGCCGCGCTGGTCGAGGAGCAGGACCCGGTACTCGGTGAGCGCCCGCTCCAGCCAGGCCTGTCGGCCGGTGAACCGCCGGGCGCCGAAGCCGGGGCCGCCCTCCAGGTACAGCAGCCAGGGCAGGGTCTCGGGGTCCTTGTCCGAGGCGACGACCTCGCGGGCGTACAGCTCGATCCGCTCCCCGTCCGGGCGCGCGTGGTCCAGCGGGACGGTGAACCGGTGGTCGGTGAGGACCGTTCCGGGGTGGCGGTAGCTGTGCTCGACGGTCACGGACGGCCCCTGGGGTACGAGGTACGGAGACCCGCGGCCCCGGCCGGATCGCGGCCGGGGTGCGGGTGTGGCTTCCGCCCGAGTCTAGGCGCTGCCCGGCGGCGCCCCTTCAGAACTCCACTACCGAGCGGAGCACCTCGCCGCGTTCCATCCGGGCGAAGGCCTCCTCGACCCCGTCGAGGGGGATCGTCTCGGAGACGAACGCGTCCAGGTCGAGCCGGCCCTGCAGGTAGAGGTCGATGAGCAGCGGGAAGTCCCGCTCGGGCAGACAGTCCCCGTACCAGGAGGACTTGAGGGCGCCGCCTCGGCCGAAGACGTCGATGAGCGGGAGTTCGAGTTTCATGTCCGGGGTCGGCACGCCGACGAGCACCACCGTGCCGGCGAGGTCGCGCGCGTAGAAGGCCTGGCGGTAGGTCTCGGGGCGGCCGACGGCCTCGATGACCACGTCCGCGCCGTTGCCCCCGGTCAGTTCCTGGACGGCCTTGACCACGTCCTCCGTACGGCCGTTGACGGTGTGCGTGGCGCCGAGGCCGCGGGCCCACTCCAGCTTCCGGTCGTCGAGGTCCACGGCGATGATCCGCGAGGCGCCCGCCAGCCGGGCCCCGGCGACGGCGGCGTTGCCGACTCCCCCGCAGCCGATGACGGCGACGGAGTCGCCGCGTCCGACGTTGCCGGTGTTCAGGGCCGCGCCGAGGCCGGCCATCACCCCGCAGCCGAGGAGTCCGGCGGCGGCGGGCGAGGCTGCCGGGTCCACCTTGGTGCACTGGCCGGCCGCCACCAGGGTCTTCTCGGCGAACGCGCCGATCCCGAGCGCCGGGGAGAGCGGGGTGCCGTCCTCCAGGGTCATGGGCTGGGTGGCGTTGTGCGTGGCGAAGCAGTACCAGGGCCGTCCGCGCTTGCAGGCCCGGCAGGTGCCGCACACCGCACGCCAGTTGAGGACGACGAAGTCGCCGGGCGCCACCGAGGTGACGTCCGGGCCGACCGATTCGACGACCCCGGCGGCCTCGTGGCCGAGCAGGAAGGGGAACTCGTCGTTGATGCCGCCCTCCCGGTAGTGCAGGTCGGTGTGGCAGACCCCGCAGGCCTGGACCCGGACGAGCGCCTCGCCCGGCCCGGGGTCGGGCACGAGGATCGTCGTCGTCTCCACCGGTGCGCCCTTGCTCCGGGCGATGACCCCTCGTACGCGATGCGTCACGTCTACCCCGTTCTGGTGTCGTTGGCTCCCGTCAGGACGGAACGTACACGGGCGGCGCCCGGCTGGGCAGTTGTCTCACCGTGCGCCGCGCGATCTCCCCCGGCTACCTCCCCCGGATTCCGTCCGGGGGGACCCCCACGGAGGTGCCCCCCGCCAGTTCCGGTGGTACGGCCGCCCGCAGGGCCGCGCCGAAGGCGGCCACGGCCGGGTGGGCGGCGGCTCCGCTGCGGAACGCGAGCTGGGTGCGCCGCCCCATGAGCAGGCGGGTGAGGCGGACGGCCGGATCGGCGGGGTCCGTGATGCCGAGCTGCGGTACGACGGCCACGCCCTGGCCGGCGGCGACGAGGGCGAGCACGGTGGCGAACTCGTCGACCTGGTGGCGGACCCTCGGCGTGAATCCGGCGGCCTGGCAGGCCCGCAGGGTCATGGCGTGGCAGAGGGTGCCGGGGGTGGCGGTGATCCAGGGTGCGTCCGCGTGCGTACGCAGGACCGCACCCTGGGCCGCGACGGTGCCTGCGTCCTCCTCGACCGGGTCCGGGTCCGGGTCGTCGGCGGCCGGGGCCGCCAGGTACATCGCCTCCCCGTACAGGGGCTCGGTGGTCAGGCCCGGCTCCTGGGTGGCGGGTACGAAGTCGTACTCGTGGACGAGCGCCACGTCCAGGTCCCCGGCCCGCAGCGCGTGCGCGACGGCCGCCGGGTCGGTCTCCGAGACCATGGGCTCCAGCCCCGGGTGGCGCCGGGCGAGGGCGGTGAGGGCCGCGGGGACGATGGCCCGGGTGGCGGTGGGGAAGGCCCCGATGCGCAGGGCGCCGGCCAGGCCGCCGCGCGCTTCGGCGAGATCGGCTTCGGCCAGTTCGAGGCGTTCGAGGACGGCTTCGGCGTGCTCGACCAGGTGCTGCCCGGCGGGGGTGAGGCGGACCCGGCGGCCGGTGCGTTCCAGGAGCGGCAGGCCGGCTTCCCGTTCGAGGACGGCCAGTTGCTGGGATACCGCCGAAGGGCTGAAGGCGAGGGCATCGGCCACGGCGGCGATGGTGCCGCGGCGGGCGAGTTCGCGCAGCAGGCGCAGGCGCCGTACATCGAGCATCGGCTCAGCTTACGGGACTGGTAAGAAATGCGAACTGGATCTGACGGGTCGGGCGGGCGAGGCTCTACGGCATGGCACAGGACACCACTCAGAACGCGGCCCGGACCCTCTCCCCCGCCGCCTCCCTCCACGGGATCCACCTACCGCTCGTCACCCCCTTCGACCGGGCCGGGGAGGTGGCCGCCGAAGCCCTCGAAGGGCTCGCCCACGAGGCGCTCGACGCGGGCGCCACGGGAATCGTCGCCCTCGGCACCACCGCGGAGAGCGCCGCCCTGGACGAGGCGGAGCGCGACCTCGTCACCGACGTGTGCGCCCGGGTCTGCCGGGAGCGGGGGGCGGTGCTGACCGTCGGCGCCGGGGCGAGCGGGACCCGGGCCGCCGAGGCATCCCTGGCCCGACTGGCCCGGTGGCCGGGGGCGCGGGCGGCGCTGGTGACGGTCCCGTCGTTCGTACGGCCCTCGGCGGCGGGGGTGCTGGCGCACTTCACGCGACTGGCCGAGGTGAGCCCCGTACCGCTGATCGTCTATCACATCCCCTACCGCACGGGGCAGCCGCTGAACGCGGCCGCGCTGCGGGCGATCGGGGCGCTCCCGGGGGTGGCCGGGATGAAGTACTCCGGCGGGGGCATCGGCGAGGACACGGTCGCACTGCTCGGCGACCTGCCGCCCGGGTTCGAGGTGCTGGCCGGGGACGACGCGTACGTCTCCCCGCTGCTGGCGCTCGGCGCGACGGGCGGGATCCTCGCCTCGGCCCACCTGGCGACAGCCCGGTTCGTGGAGCTCGCGGAGGCCTGGCGGGCGGGGGACGCGGCCCGGGCCCGACTGCTGGGGCACGCCCTGGCCCGGCTGTCCGCGGCGGCCTTCGCCGAGCCCAACCCGACGGTCGTCAAGGGCGCCCTGCACGCCCTGGGGCGGATCCCGACCCCCGACGTACGGCTCCCGCTGCTGCCTGCGTCCGAGGCGTCGGTGGCGGCGACTCTCGAGCGGCTGACGGAACTGCCCGCCTAGCCCGGACCGGACCGCGCCACGCCACGCCACGCCGCGCCGCGCCGGAAAGCATCCACTGTGGGCGATTTGCACCATACGCACGAGCCGCCCCAATAGGGCCTGCGGAGAGTGGACTTGCCCGTATTGGCCGTGCGACCGCGGGCCCGTGATGTGAGTCACGCCGAATACGCCAACATCATTTCCAACAGGAGGCCGATTCCCTTTCCCCGGAAAGGGAATCGGCTATTGCGCCGAGACACCGACAAGGTCATTTACCGGACCTGTCACGGGATGTCGATCTACCGGTGGAATTCGGGTCTTGTTCCCGCCCGGCGGCAACGCCTACGGTCACCTCGTTCCTGGTGGTCCGCAGCCGAATCCCGGCCGGCGCCGGGGCTCTCCCGTCCCCCCACGTGAGGAATTCCGCCATGCCCGCCAAGGGAAAGCACCGCCGGCCGAAGCACAACCCGATCACCCGCAAGCTGGCCCTCGCCGGCACGAGTGGCGCGGCCCTCACCCTCCCGCTGATCAGCGCGACCACCGCCGGGGCGGTGGAGACGACCGCCGCTCCCGCGGCCCGCACCACGGCCACCGCAGCCGCCGCGGCCGCTCCCACGACCTATTCCGTGGTCGCCGGTGACACGCTTTCCGAGATTGCCGCGAAGCATTCCGTGAGCGGCGGCTGGAAGCAGCTCTATGCGGCGAACCGGAGCGCCATCGGCGACAACCCGGCGATCATCCGCCCCGGCATCAAGCTGAAGCTCGGCACCGAGGCGAAGGCCGACCGCGCGAGCCGGTCCGCCGCCCGGCCCGCCCTCACCTACGCGAACAACCTCGACGGCTGGATCCGCGAATCCCTCGCCGTGATGGCCAAGCACGGAATTCCCGGTACCTACAACGGAATTCACCGCAACGTGATGCGGGAGTCCTCCGGCAACCCCCTCGCGATCAACAACTGGGACATCAACGCCCAGAACGGCATCCCGTCCAAGGGCCTGCTGCAGGTCATCGACCCGACCTTCCGGTCCTACCACGTGCCGGGCACCTCGTCGGACTCGTACGACCCGGTCGCCAACATCACCGCGGCCTGCAACTACGCGGCCGCGCGCTACGGCTCCATCGACAACGTCAACGGGCCCTACTGAGCCGCCCGCTGAGCCTCAGGACGGGACGACCTTCTTGACCTTCCCGTCGATACCGGCCAGCACGTAGCCGCCACGGCCGTGCTCGTCGCTGAGGTAGGGCCGCATGCAGGGGACCTGGTCCATCATCCAGGGGTCGACGATCACGTAGCGCGAGGTCGGGTTCGGGACGCCCAGGTCCTTCTGCGACTGCTCCAGCAGACCGGGCAGGGCGTCCCAGTTGACCGTGACCATGTCGATCAGCGGCTCGCCGTCCTTGACCGTGCCGTTCGGGCCCGTGCGCTTGGCAGCGCCGTCGCGGTACTGCCAGGAGTCCACGGTCTTGGCACCGGGGGCGGTGGGGATGGCGGCGATGACGTAGCCGTCGTAGACCTTCAGGTCAACGAAGGTGGTCGTGCCCGTCTGCTGTTTGAAGGCCTCCAGGGCGATCCGGACGTTCTCCGGGGTGAGCATGCTGCCCCGGGGCGCGCTCGCCTTGGGGGTGCTCGTCTTCGGTCCGAGAGTGGCGGGGCGGGTGGGAGTGGGGGTCGGGGTGGTGCCGGCCGCCACGGCCGTGGGGCCGCCCTTCGCGTCGTCGCGGGCGCCGTCGCCCGTGGTGCCGTCGGGCAGCAGCCGGACGATCCCGACGACTCCGGCGACCAGCACCGCCGCGAGTACGGCGCCCATCAGCACCGGGCGGCGACGAGGGGCCCGCTCCGCGGGAAGGGGCGCGGTGGGGGCCGCGTAGGGGGAAGCCACCGGGGTGGGGACCGGGCCGAACGGCGGCGGGGTGGCCGGCACGTACGGCCCGTACCCGGCCGGAACGGCGGCGGCTGCCAGGGGCGGGGCGCCCGCGCCGCCGAGAGCAGCGCTCGCGTCCCGGAGCAGTCGTTCCAGCTGCTCCCCGTCGGGCCGCGCGGCCGGGTCCCGTACGAGCAGCCGTTCCAGTACGGACCCCAGCGGGCCCGAGCGCACGGGCGCCGGGATCGGCTCGTCCAGCACGGCGACGACCGTGGCCAGGCTGGTGGCCCGGCGCAGCGGGTGGACCCCCTCCGCGGCCACGTACAGCAGCATGCCCAGCGACCACAGGTCGGAGGCGGCCAACCCCTCCTCGCCCCGGACGCGTTCGGGCGCGATGTATTCGGGCGAGCCGATCAGCACGCCGGTCGCGGTGAGTCCCGTCGATCCGTGCAGGGCCGCGATGCCGAAGTCGGTGAGCACCGCCGAGCCGTCGGGCCGCAGCAGCACGTTGGCCGGTTTCACATCACGGTGCAGGATCCCCTCGGCGTGCGCGGCGCGCAGCGCGGACAGGACGTCGAGGCCGAGCCGCAGCACGTCGACGAGCGGGAGCGGGCCGGCCGCCAGTCGCTCGTGCAGGGAACCGCCCCGGACGAGCTCCATGACGATCCACGGGTGCCCGTCGACGCCGTCGGGGGGTTCGACGATGTGGTGGATCGTCACCACGTGGGGGTGCGCGAGGCGGGCGAGGGCGCGGGCCTCGCGGACGGCCCGTTCGCGCAACTGGTCGGCCAGGCCGGGCTGGGCGGCGGCGGTCGCCGGGTCCGGCGGGCGCACCTCCTTGAGTGCGACCTCGCGGTGCAGGGCGATGTCGCGGGCCCGCCACACCGTACCCATGCCGCCGCTGCCCAGGGGCGCGACCAGTTCGAAGCGCCCGTCGATCAATTGTCTGCCGGCCTCACCAGTGTCCATGGCCGGTCATCGTAGGCGCCGCCGGTGTCAGCAGCGGCGGCGGTCCACGGTGACGGTGCCCTGGACGGTGGTGATCGTACGGTCGTAGCAGCCGCCCGGCGCCCCGGACCCGTGCAGCCGGTAGCGGGCGGAGGTGGTGGCCACCGCGTGGCGCTGGTCGCGCGGGACGTTCGCGGTGTAGGTGGCGTCGCCCGTGTACCGGTCGTCGAGCCGGGTCACGTCCACGCCTCGGCCACCGCGCAGGGTGGTGGTGTCGGCCCGGTCGCCGAGCGAGAGGACGGTGCGCAGCCGGTCCCCGGCGCCCAGGGTGGTCTCTCCGTCCATCGTGTACGTGCGGGCGGTGCGGGTGGTGGTCGGCCCGCGCGTCACGCTCTCCTCGTCGGTCCAGGTCGCGGTCAGCGCGTCGCGGTTCTCGCCGTCGGTCCAGCGGTGTACGGAGCTGCCCCGCACGGCGCGGGTGACGGTGGTGGCGACCCGGCCGTGCGAGGTGTCCAGGTATCCGGCGACGGTCAGCCGGTGGGCGCCTTCGGTGTCCAGGCGGTGCTCACCGCCGGGGGCGGCGGGCGTCCAGCGGGAGGAGCCGGTCGGTTCGCCCGGCTCGTGCCGGGTCAGGGCGCCTGTGAGGACCTCGCGGGCCTCGTCCTGCCAGAGCAGCAGGTTGGTGGGGGTGCTCCAGCCGCTCTGCCCGGCCGGGACGCCGGACACGGACACGTCGATCCGGTGCGGGAGCCCGTCGTTGAGGAGGGCGGCGAAGGGGGTGAGGTCGTAGAGGATCGGCTGGACGTCGAAGGCACGGGGGCCGGGAGTGACGTACCAGAGGAAGGGGTTGGACCAGCCGCCCGTCCAGACGGTGGGGAAGGGCGCGGCGATGCCCGCGAGTTGCCCGTCCACGGAGACGCGGACCTCGCGGTGCGGCCCGTCGGCGGCCTTGCAGGAGTAGGGGGCCGCGTCGGGGGTGGTCATGTACCAGTACTCCTCGCAGCCGCCGCCGGAGCCGGTGGCGTACACCTCGGCGAGGAGGCGCTCCGTGTTGCGCGGGGTGGTGACCGACGGGGTGGTGAGGGGCAGGACGCGGTCGGGGGTGTCGGGGGCCGGCGGGGTACGGCCCTCGGCGGCGTGGAAGGTCAGGGTGACCTTGACGTCGATGACTCCGGTGTAGGTGTCGTTGACGACGTTGCCGATGAGCATCTCGACGGTCTGCGGGCGGGCGAGGGTGTCGCGGTAGCGGGTGACGTCCTTCTCCACGGCCCAGGTGATGCCGTCGGGCGAGGGCTGCGGGGTGGAGGTGCGCAGGATCTCGACGCCGCCGAGGGAGAGGTTGCCCAGGCGGTCGTACTGGCGGCCCTTGACCTTGCCGTCGAGGCGGAGCACGACCTTGGCCCAGTCGGCCGTGCCGCAGCCGGTGGGCGGTGTGTAGTCGCCCCGGTAGGGCGTGAAGTCGCGGAACTGCGCCTCCGCGAGGGTCACCCGGCAGGACCGGGTCGCGGGCCGGGTGACGGGCGGGGCGGGGGTGAGCGGGTCGTGCCAGTCGGTCCCGAACTCGGCGGGCGGGTCGCCGGCGGGCGCGGCCGCGGCCATCGCGGGCGCGTACGCGGGGTGACCAGCCGCCGCGGGTGCGGGCGCCGCGGGCGCGGGCGTCGCGGGCGCGGGCGTCGCGGGCGGGTGCCCGGTCGCCGGGTGAGCGGGCGCGGCGTGCGTGGTGGCGGCGTGCGTGGTGGCGTACGCGGGTCCCGCGGCGGCCGGGGCGCCGGCGGCCAGCGCGATCGCGCCGAGCAGGCCCATGATCCTGTGTCGTCTCATGGGCCCGCAGTGAAACCGGGCCCGCCCGGGCCGCGCCAGGGCCGGCGCGGCGGATGTGGCGCGATCTCGCCCCTGCGGCCCGGAGCGCCGGACTCGGGAAGTGCCCTGCCGATCAGGCCGGCAGGACGACGACGCCGTCGTCGTCGGCGTGGACCGTGTCCCCGGGCCGGAAGGTGGTGCCGCCGATCGTGACGGGCACGTCCGCCTCGCCCGCGCCGGTCTTGCCGCTCTTGCGGGGGACCGTGCCCAGGGCCTTGACGCCGAGGTCGAGCCCGCCGAGGGCCACGCTGTCGCGGACCGCGCCGTTGATGATCAGGCCCGCCCAGCCGTTGCGTTCGGCCGCGCCCGCGATGAGGTCCCCGACCAGGGCGGTGCGCAGCGAGCCGCCGCCGTCCACGACGAGGACGGCACCTTCGCCCGGCCCCTGGAGGAGTTCGCGCAGCAGCGCGTTGTCCTCGTGGCAGGAGAGGGTCCGCACGCGTCCGGCGAACAGTCGGCGGCCGCCCAGTTGCCGGAACTGGGTGGCACAGATGCCGAGGTCCTCGCCGTACTCGTCGAACATGTCGGCCGTGGGGACCGGGGGTACCCCCGGCGGTGGCTGGGGGAGGGTGACGCTCATGTCGCTGGATCTTCCTCGCTGCTCGTTCTCGCTCGTACGTCGCGCCGTGCGGCCAGCGTAACGGCCGCTCGGTGCGGGTCGGCGGAGCCGTGTCAGCGGCGGGAGTTGCCGAAGAGGATCCGGTAGCCGATCAGCAGGACCAGCGAGCCCGCGATGGCGGAGCCCCAGGTGGCGAGGTCGAAGAACTCGGTCTGGATCGGCTTGTCGAGGAACTTCGCCGAGAGCCAGCCACCGATGAAAGCGCCCGCGACACCGATGAGCGTGGTGACGATCAGGCCGCCGGGGTCACGGCCGGGCAGCAGGAACTTCGCGATGCCTCCGGCCAGCAGTCCCAGGACGATCCAGCTGACGATCCCCATGCCCAGTCACTCCGTTTCGGTGTTCGGTCGTTCTGCAGGGAGGACGCAGCCGGGGCCGGAACGGTTCTCAGGCGGTGGCCGCCGCCGGCGCCCGGACCGTCGCGGCGGGCGGGGTCCGGGTCAGCAGCAGCACCCCGCGCGTCGCCGCCAGGGCTCCGGCCACCGCCAGCAACAGGCCCAGCGCGCCGCCGTGGAGGCGTTCGCCGAGCAGGAGCATGCCGATGGCGGCCGCCGCGAGGGGGTTGGACAGGTTCACCACGGCGAGCGGGGCACCGAGCCCGCCCCGGTAGGCCCGCTGCGACAACAGCATCCCGCCGACCGCGAACACCACCACGAGCAGGGCCACCGCGACGACCCGGACGCTGAGCAGGTCCC
This genomic window from Streptomyces sp. NBC_01351 contains:
- a CDS encoding peptide-N4-asparagine amidase; protein product: MAAAAPAGDPPAEFGTDWHDPLTPAPPVTRPATRSCRVTLAEAQFRDFTPYRGDYTPPTGCGTADWAKVVLRLDGKVKGRQYDRLGNLSLGGVEILRTSTPQPSPDGITWAVEKDVTRYRDTLARPQTVEMLIGNVVNDTYTGVIDVKVTLTFHAAEGRTPPAPDTPDRVLPLTTPSVTTPRNTERLLAEVYATGSGGGCEEYWYMTTPDAAPYSCKAADGPHREVRVSVDGQLAGIAAPFPTVWTGGWSNPFLWYVTPGPRAFDVQPILYDLTPFAALLNDGLPHRIDVSVSGVPAGQSGWSTPTNLLLWQDEAREVLTGALTRHEPGEPTGSSRWTPAAPGGEHRLDTEGAHRLTVAGYLDTSHGRVATTVTRAVRGSSVHRWTDGENRDALTATWTDEESVTRGPTTTRTARTYTMDGETTLGAGDRLRTVLSLGDRADTTTLRGGRGVDVTRLDDRYTGDATYTANVPRDQRHAVATTSARYRLHGSGAPGGCYDRTITTVQGTVTVDRRRC
- the rraA gene encoding ribonuclease E activity regulator RraA; translation: MSVTLPQPPPGVPPVPTADMFDEYGEDLGICATQFRQLGGRRLFAGRVRTLSCHEDNALLRELLQGPGEGAVLVVDGGGSLRTALVGDLIAGAAERNGWAGLIINGAVRDSVALGGLDLGVKALGTVPRKSGKTGAGEADVPVTIGGTTFRPGDTVHADDDGVVVLPA
- a CDS encoding GlsB/YeaQ/YmgE family stress response membrane protein produces the protein MGIVSWIVLGLLAGGIAKFLLPGRDPGGLIVTTLIGVAGAFIGGWLSAKFLDKPIQTEFFDLATWGSAIAGSLVLLIGYRILFGNSRR